Proteins encoded within one genomic window of Glandiceps talaboti chromosome 3, keGlaTala1.1, whole genome shotgun sequence:
- the LOC144433032 gene encoding uncharacterized protein LOC144433032: MEKPRDEIDLSRRNLYTFPTYLTKSAEVRKLKLEVNMLTSLPPEVSNMQYLEYVSCSNNQFEEFPFVVCRLANLKSLDFAGNKLKALPALLINLKRLEKLWLGWNNFQDFPLGFCVGELRELKELHLSHNSIARLPDNVSDLNKLEILDLSHNKISEIPSTIGGLTGLKTLDISHNELHEFPDAICDLVNLKTLKASSNRLTRLPMEFGKSLSGVQVLNLGGNPLECPPMDVCFQGIDAIREYQDAKLLGENPGNIEFIDDDDGRTKITGILKLKLSKRKPGRRRKRHHTPEDLPGDGFICARIDPDDNEMHVIHLSRDMLLEVSPGAVKEEVNITAEFVETPSCPLSLGDYEVLLTDFVELGPDGFSFEKPLVFVLERDGDIEDKTRDVVVRTTNKDGTWSDVKTWKENNVIKAEVAHFSGLVAVSKPRLHSVILTDIDSLSVSCMNDDVAVDVTTPKENKNIIHMLMALQTIDRDTLLRACELVGEYDDDFIAMGTTLKIQQDGDEFSKPISLKLPLPEFSEVNHVSVDQLRKRGILKIIRDYNDDNWRDVTDDVFHHMTSDRCLSFTEKKLHWPCCRYATVIAERGVNIEAIAQMATRMARKGWKIVNLVLLQNIKNPKSLYIDCVVKEKLDGLLKKLLNTGYEARGTLPYTRDIDLPEGETVVLEVGGENIRPLESRKYYLNFYSRRDNHLMLHVSLENDLTGSMNIGVPGEDFTGYVDFLKSTKGVTSKTQTNTTTHDNDRYDRLWFGIPKPEVTSPISTNPETSPKSVQGDKFTFNMDTEGVEIAIDILSSRLLQRDWRRLARRLGLSDADLNALEHNYPSDLREQIHQMFQVWRQREGDAATVHKLIGSLDELQIRNLCHAIKRCLGLVQENVGASLSSIQRSTTLPNLASTDNVGNSQPRTLNRRKYHVHRKSDPLDGRRSSVSMATRKTLPMAAVSVPMATTMEIQSQTWVHHQEHITVHSRVNIVQKEEEVKTTVYHYITKNTCHNPPQGVNIVQEEEEVETTSYITKNNICNPLQCYCCTGRGRSLLVTFRVGQLILVRIKSLMSSSHLEDYVAFAPTMTCLK; the protein is encoded by the exons ATGGAGAAACCACGTGACGAAATTGATTTGAGTCGCAGAAATCTGTACACGTTTCCGACTTACTTAACGAAGTCAGCCGAAGTTCGAAAACTTAAACTAGAGGTGAATATGTTGACGAGTCTGCCACCCGAAGTAAGTAACATGCAGTATCTTGAGTACGTCTCCTGTAGTAATAACCAGTTTGAAGAATTTCCATTCGTAGTGTGTCGGCTGGCAAATCTCAAGTCGTTGGATTTCGCAGGAAATAAATTAAAAGCTCTCCCAGCCCTGTTGATTAATCTGAAGCGTCTTGAAAAGCTTTGGTTGGGTTGGAATAACTTTCAAGATTTCCCACTGGGTTTCTGTGTTGGTGAGTTGAGAGAGCTGAAGGAACTACATTTATCCCATAATAGTATCGCTCGTTTGCCTGACAACGTATCAGATTTGAACAAACTAGAAATTCTCGATCTCAGCCACAACAAAATCTCGGAGATTCCGTCAACCATTGGTGGTCTTACAGGTTTGAAAACACTTGATATCAGCCATAATGAATTGCATGAATTTCCAGATGCTATATGCGATCTCGTTAATCTGAAAACCTTAAAAGCCTCGTCTAATAGGCTTACACGTCTTCCAATGGAGTTTGGAAAGTCTCTCAGCGGAGTACAAGTGTTGAATCTTGGTGGAAATCCACTGGAATGCCCACCTATGGATGTGTGTTTCCAGGGAATAGACGCCATTCGGGAATACCAGGATGCAAAACTATTAGGGGAAAACCCTGGGAATATCGAATTTATCGATGATGACGACGGGAGAACGAAAATAACaggtattttgaaatt AAAATTGTCAAAACGAAAACCGGGCAGACGTCGAAAGAGACATCATACACCTGAGGACTTACCGGGAGATGGTTTTATTTGTGCACGTATTGACCCAGACGATAAT gaaatGCACGTGATACATCTGTCACGTGACATGTTGTTGGAGGTGTCACCAGGTGCTGTGAAAGAAGAAGTTAACATCACTGCAGAATTTGTAGAAACTCCATCTTGTCCTCTGTCACTGGGAGACTATGAGGTTCTCTTGACGGATTTCGTAGAACTTGGTCCCGATGGCTTCTCTTTTGAGAAACCATTAGTTTTCGTCCTGGAGCGTGACGGGGACATAGAAGATAAGACGCGAGATGTCGTTGTCAGGACAACAAACAAAGATGGAACATGGAGTGACGTAAAGACTTGGAAA GAAAACAATGTTATCAAAGCGGAAGTGGCACATTTCTCTGGTTTAGTAGCTGTATCGAAACCGAGGCTGCACTCTGTGATACTGACTGATATTGACTCCCTAAGTGTGTCATGTATGAATGATGACGTAGCAGTGGACGTCACAACACCAAAGGAAAATAAGAATATCATTCACATGTTGATGGCG CTCCAGACGATTGATCGTGACACACTGTTACGTGCTTGTGAGTTGGTTGGCGAATACGACGACGATTTCATTGCCATGGGAACCACATTGAAGATACAACAGGATGGCGACGAGTTCTCCAAACCAATATCTTTGAAATTACCGCTTCCTGAATTCTCTGAAGTGAACCACGTGTCCGTCGATCAGCTCCGAAAACGAGgcattttgaaaattatacGTGATTATAATGATGACAACTGGCGTGACGTCACTGATGACGTCTTCCATCACATGACATCAGACAGATGTTTATCGTTCACGGAAAAGAAACTCCACTG GCCTTGTTGTCGCTATGCAACAGTCATTGCAGAAAGAGGTGTGAACATTGAAGCGATTGCTCAGATGGCTACGAGGATGGCAAGAAAAGGGTGGAAAATCGTCAACCTCGTTCTCCTGCAGAATATCAAGAACCCTAAAAGTCTGTACATTGACTGCGTGGTCAAGGAGAAGCTCGACGGGCTATTGAAAAAACTCCTGAATACCGGGTACGAGGCTAGAGGTACCCTACCATACACACGAGACATCGATCTACCAGAAGGCGAGACAGTAGTTCTTGAAGTCGGAGGAGAAAATATTCGTCCTCTTGAGTCAAGAAAGTATTATCTCAACTTCTACTCACGTCGTGATAACCATTTAATGTTGCACGTATCTCTTGAAAATGATCTTACTGGGAGTATGAATATCGGGGTACCTGGAGAGGACTTTACCGGTTATGTAGACTTTCTTAAGTCAACTAAAGGAGTCACATCAAAGACACAAACTAATACAACAACCCATGATAATGACAGATATGACAGGCTATGGTTTGGAATTCCAAAg CCTGAAGTAACCTCACCAATATCAACCAATCCAGAAACAAGTCCGAAGTCCGTCCAAGGAGATAAATTTACATTCAATATGGACACTGAAG GTGTAGAGATTGCAATCGATATTCTATCATCGAGATTACTACAAAGGGATTGGCGGAGATTAGCAAGACGATTAGGATTATCTGATGCTGACCTTAATGCACTGGAACATAATTATCCAAGTGACTTAAGAGAACAGATTCATCAAATGTTTCAAGTATGGAGACAGAGAGAAGGAGACGCTGCTACGGTACACAAACTGATTGGATCACTAGATGAACTACAGATCAGAAACCTATGTCATGCTATCAAACGATGTTTAGGTTTGG TGCAAGAGAACGTTGGCGCTTCACTTTCATCTATACAACGATCTACAACACTACCAAACCTTGCTTCAACTGATAATGTTGGAAATAGCCAGCCACGAACACTGAACAGACGGAAATATCACGTGCATCGGAAATCAGATCCACTCGATGGGAGAAGAAGCTCTGTTAGCATGGCAACAAGGAAGACGTTACCCATGGCAGCAGTCAGCGTTCCCATGGCAACTACAATGG AAATACAATCACAGACTTGGGTCCATCACCAAGAACATATCACAGTCCATAGCAGAGTAAATATTGTACAGAAGGAGGAAGAAGTCAAGACTACAGTGTACCATTATATCACCAAGAACACTTGTCACAATCCACCACAAGGTGTAAATATTGTgcaggaagaggaagaagtcgAGACTACCAGTTACATCACCAAGAACAATATTTGCAATCCACTGCAGTGTTACTGTTgtacaggaagaggaagaagtctaCTAGTTACTTTCAGGGTTGGTCAGCTTATCTTGGTAAGAATTAAGTCTTTAATGTCTTCAAGTCATTTGGAAGACTATGTAGCATTTGCACCGACAATGACATGTCTTAAATAA